The genomic DNA GTGATTGTTATTAACTTATTACTCGCAAGAAATTTCTCGTGGTTTTTTATCCAACGGCGCTTCATGCCACCTAGACAACTGAATTCTATTTTTGCTTTGTGTCAGCTGGAGCTTATTGAGTTACTTCTGAAGGCATGCAGTCCGGTGGAGTACTGTGACAAAAAGGTGAGGAAAATTAAGAATATTAGTCAATATCCATGGATTCATATGTTCTCATCGAAAGTGTGTTTTACTCCCGATTTTCATGAATGCGTAAACAGATCAAATTGAAAACTGATATTCATATATGAGAATTTTATTGCTGTATGCATTAACAGATTAATCACTTGGTTATTTATCACGGCCCTTCAAAATCTTTTCCGTTGAAATGTCTCTCTTCTCTATCTTTGGGACAGATGATACTAATCGTTTAAAGTAGTTCCATTGCTTCAGTACCTTCATATGGTTCTCTTCTAACCCGCTTGAATTTTCAACAGTGCAAGAAGCTCGTTTTCAAGTATGCCCCACTCATGCTTGCCAATGCAGAGCAATACCTCGAAACAACAGACGTATGCACTGCACTACATGCCTGTAATTCGAACACATCTAGCTTTATGGAACACATATCCAATCTTTCCGACTCTTAATCGTGGCAACAGAGAGACACTGGACTGATGAATCCATTCCGTCATGGGAACAAAGGAAACTGGAACTTGTGTCTAACACATCCGTTTGTGTAAAAACACTCCCAGGTGTGCCCCGACTGTGCTATAATCTCTTTGTGACAAGAGACTTGATTCaacatttatttaaaatatgtaaCGATAAAATTCTGTACCGCATTATCTTTGACGATTCTTAATCTCTTATGTTATTCGATGCTAAATCATATTTAGATTGCAAAACAAGGGAAAATCAAACGTTTTAGTTGTTTTAGTGATGCAACGTTGAGTTATATATGTTGAACATGCCGTTGCTTACAGACAACTTTCCTTGCTGCTAAAACAAAAGATGGCTTTTATATTTTTAGCAGCACAGAACAGCTCCGCGACTCTACAAATCTATTCTCCAGCTCCCACGGTTGGAGGGAAATATGTGTACACCTCGGACGCTGTTAGAATGATATCCCGAGTCAATTAAGCATTATCATGCAAGAAAGTTAAAACATATGACAATGCTTGATAGTTTTGGATAATGACACGGTCCTGATAATTgatacttgaaaaataaaaaataaaaacagtgTTTGATTGACTTTGAATACCGCAACACAACACTTGTTTCTTACAAGAAAACGACTCAATAAACAAGTACGAGTGGGAGACTAGAAGGTTCGAGGGAGACTAAGAAGCCAAGCACCAACCTTAAGCTTTCTTTTTGctaaagaaattataaaaaaaaaaggcttacttattatattttgtttgttgattggtTTCACGAAGCTTCCCTAATTCTCCCCTTAATGGTCGACTTGCAAAACCCACATGCTTTTGAAAATTCTAGACTTCTCCGACCATATGTTTCATATGTTAAATTCAATATTCAATCATTTTCTTTCTGTACTAGCGTTCTTACGTCCAACTTTttaaacataatttcatttcGACGCTCATATATTTTGGTTCGTTTCATcttaaaaaaaactatttttaccatcttcttccttcttgtACACACCCCTTATTCATTCATgttcattaatttttatttaatttacgCAATCGAAGATTCAAATTAAACAACGGTAAACAAGAAAAGAGAATGCTTGTGCAAAAATTTCACTGCCTTGCTTAATTTACAAGATTATGTCATTGAATTTGTATGGAGCAGCGCGCGGCCAACTCCGACCCGGGAGACGGTGGGGCCCCAGGGAGGGTAGCGGGACACGGACAAGTAGGCTCGTGTGGTGCCAAGCAAGCAATCGCTGAGGGGGACGTGTACGGTGGGCAGCCGTCGCAGTTGAAACCTCTGCTAAATACCAAAAACTGGAATATTAATTGCGTTGTCGTGTCCTGCTTGGTTTCTGGGTGACAATGCCAAAGACGTTCGAGTCATGAAGCATCGCCCTCCGCCCACCCAAATTATATGCATTGCACCCCAACgccaatcaaaatcaaaatattgCCTTGAATGTTTTTAATATCGTAGTGATTAAGGTTAATGATATCAGATTTGAGTTTTCTAGTGGTttctaacaattaaaaatattttctgttgaattaaaaaatttagaagtgTTTATAAGTGGTAAAAGCGTTTTCTGAAGAGACACTTAAGAGTCGTTTAGAAGTGTTTTCAAAACaactgaaaatatttttgaaaccgaAAAGAACCTGAAGTGTTCCTTGAAAAAACCTTAGTTATGTGTTTCTTGTTAGGTTTTTTAAAGATTCACTTGCATATTTTCCAATGAtttgttctaaaaatattttcatcaaaagcatTTTAccaattttaaaagcacttccaattCTTACTTAAAATGCAAATGAATTATGAAAAAGAAAgcatttcaagtgtttttagaacctaaaaacattttttgtaAAACggtttcattcattttaaaagcatttccaaatgagccgcttcttaattttttttcatataaactATAGCAATTTGTAGATGTAGTTACAAACGAGCATGATTCTACCTCTAACAATGAAACTTTCAACAAAACACTCAGCCAACAAATTCCTTCTCACAAAagcattattatttattaaacaaGCACTTAAGGTAAGCAAATGATGACTATTATTATGGAATTGGGTCTACTCCGAACCTTAGTGTCCGATGCCTAGAGATCCGTAAATTTGGGCTACACATTTGTGCGAAAAGAAATCAGAGTCGTTGACTTGTATGAAGTGGATCAACGAAATGAGTTAATGAGAAATATCAAATTTGGCTCAAATTTGTGAATCTGTAAGTTCGGAACATTAAGGTGGTGGATCCATTTCCTGTTATTATGGCTTCCGTTTAACAAAAACGCATGGAGTTAGCAAAACAAAACAGATATTATACTAATTTTACGAATactttatttaaaatttggaaaataatttaaggaaaaaaggTAGCGCCTTTGTATTTATGTCCATGAACAGTGAGTGCGGAGTGCTGTGATCTGATGCAAACAAGAAGCCAAAAAATACGAGTGAGAAAAAATTCGGAAATTTATTGGTTGGCGTTGGCGCGTTAGGCACAGCGTATAAAGGATAGCCACACACCACTGCAGCcatttgggttttcttttcgCTTTTCTTTATCTTGCTTTGAATCCAAAAAGCAAACCAAAATTCTGTTCTTCATTCTTTCCAACTGGGAGAGAATTTCTACCTCTAATTCCAAGGTAAAGTTCGAATCTTTTTATTCGGTTCTTTAATTCTATTTGTTGGTTCTGTCAAGTgtgaatttttcaattttgtttatttttaggtgcagttttttaatttttttatatttttatattatttataatCTGTTTCCTGTTTGATTGCctagaaatttgagtttttcttttattttccctTGTTGAGATGCTGAAATCTTGGAAATTTGAAGCTGGGAAATGGGTTGTTTTTCCCTGTTTCTTTTTGGATGAGTTTTAATTGAATATCTTGAATTTAAGAAGTAATTATGCTGCTGAATTGTTTACCTACTAGAAgttgaaataaattaaaaccttcaaattattttataaattgctGAAATAGATGATGAAGTTCACAGCTTTCGAATATGAAAGATACAGAAAACTACGCATTATTTTCGAAATTTGCTGCAACTTATGCACTGAATTTAGAACTCGTTagcaagtgcttttaaaatttttgaaaacgCTTTTAGTGAAAATAATTTTAGGTTACAAAAGCACTTATTTACTTGCacttttactaagaattgattccaaaaatatttttattaaaaacactttcaacgGTTTTAAAGCACTTTATATTTGTTGTTGGCAAGTTTCGCTCTTTGACTGCTTGCTACCTTGTTTTGTATCCCTTTGAGTTTGAGCTAAGTCATCTTTTTCAGTTTTCTCTGGGTTATCAAAGACGAAAGCCAGGGAATGCTGAAAGATGTGCTTCAAGGTTGAGAATTCGCCATCTCTTATCGATGAGGTTGTAGCTTTGTTTGAGCTGCCCTTGCTTATCAATGATGAGACTGAAAAAACTCGCAGTGAGTTCAGATTCTACGCTCAAGTGCCTACTTCAGTGAGAAATATAGGCGGGCACATCTTGTCGAAACATGATGTCTATGAAGATGGTTGAACTTTTAAATTCTTGAGAATATAGTTTCTGTATTATATATTACGCTATCGGGTAGAAGTAGCTTCTGCTGTGTACAAGAATAGTTAGCCggaaatggaaaacaaagggAGTGTGTTGATGCAGCGGTATGAATTGGGGCGAATACTAGGCCAAGGAACCTTTGCCAAGGTTCATCATGCAAGGAATCTTAAAACCGGCATGAGTGTGGCGATTAAGATAATTGATAAAGAGAGGATCTTGAAGGTCGGAATGATTGATCAGATTAAGCGAGAAATTTCTGTCATGCGACTGATTAAACACCCGAATGTTGTGGAGCTTTATGAGGTAATGGCCAGCAAAACCAAGATTTACTTTGTCATGGAGTATGTCAAAGGCGGTGAGCTCTTCAACAAGGTTTCCGAAGGCAAGCTAAAGGAGGATGTTGCTAGGAAATATTTTCAGCAGCTCATCAGTGCTGTTGATTACTGCCATAGTCGAGGAGTCTGCCACCGAGATTTGAAACCAGAAAACCTACTTTTGGATGAGAATGAGGATCTAAAGGTTTCAGATTTCGGATTGAGTGCCCTTGGTGAATCTAAGTGGCAAGATGGTTTGCTTCATACAACTTGTGGAACCCCTGCATACGTTGCTCCAGAAGTAATAAACAGGAAAGGATATGATGGTGCCAAAGCTGACATTTGGTCTTGTGGAGTGGTATTGTATGTTCTATTGGCTGGCTATCTCCCATTTCATGATTCAAATCTGATGGAGATGTATAAGAAGATTGGTAAGGGCGAGTTCAAATTTCCTAACTGGTTTTCACCGGAAGTACGCAGTTTGCTGTCAAAGATCATGGACCCCAATCCAAATACTCGGATATCCATTGCCAAGATTATGCAGAGTTCTTGGTTCCGCAAGGGTTTGGTCCAAAAGCCGGAAATTGCTGAGATACCAATGAAGGAGCCATCCCCTCTGGATGTTGATGCAATTTTTGGACCAAATGAAGACAGCAATTCTTCTGTCGAGTCAAAGCAAGAATTATCAAAGCCGTCTAACTTGAACGCGTTTGATATCATCTCCTACTCCGCAGGCTTTGACTTGTCTGGATTGTTTGAGCAGACAGACCAGAAAAAGGAAGTGCGGTTTACATCCAACAAAATGGCCTCCACCATCATCTCTAAGCTGGAGGACATTGCCAAGCGTCTGAATCTAAAAATAAAGAAGCGGGATGGAGGATTGTTGAAAATGGAAGGGTCCACGGAAGGCAGGAAGGGGGTGCTGAGCATTGACACCGAGATATTTGAAATCACCCCGACTTTTCATCTGGTGGAAGTGAAGAAGTCTAGTGGAGATACATTGGAGTATCAGAAGGTCATTAAGAAAGATATCAGACCAGCTCTGAAGGACATTGTTTGGACTTGGCAAGGGgaggagcagcagcagcagcaacaagaAGAAGAGCCACCACAACTAGTGCAGGAGCTGCCGCAGGGACAAGAACATGTAGGGAAGCAAGAACCGCCACAGCAAGGGAAGCAAGAGCAACAGCCTTCTCTGGCACTCCCAGTGCATGCAGTCTCACCCCAGGATTCGTAATAATCGAATAAAAAAATGGTAGTGGATTTGATAGTAGTATGTGATGATATGAACCTTGTTGGTCTAGTATTGAGAaacattagtttttcttaaactGAGTGTGGAGGCTTGAGGATTCATGTAATAAAATTGCTATTTTCTACATTTGATTACTTTTCCTACGGCGGTGGGTTTAGGTGGTTTAGGGGGACGGGGATGGTGTGGGTTTAGGTGGCTtagggggtggtggtggtgggtttAGGTGGTTTGTGAAAATAGTGAGTATAGTgatttttatgatttatttgGACATGAATATTGGTGAATGTTTATGAATACTTGTAAGATTTATGAATATTTGTAGGATTTGTGAATAGATAAGATTGTGAAAATAGGGAATAGGTAATATTGTGAAAATAgtagaaaagaaatgaaatttataggaaataaactaaatttgtaggaAAGTAATATAATTTGCAgtaaaagtaaataaatgtgtaggaaagaaattaaatttgtagaaattattgtttttttttttttttttcaaacagaTGTCATCTCGGTTAATTACTAGTGGTTGCCATTTTGCCTCTGCTTCGGGTTGAGTGACCCGGCAGAAGGGATACCCAACCTCACCCAGGCGACTAACGGCACCAAAAGGCCACTGCCGAGTTAGTGGTCGACCCCAATACTTCTCATGCATTGAGGCTGGGGACCCGATCTACCAGGCGTCCTCACATCCAAAGACGACATGACTCTATGGCAGCTCCAACACTAACCCACCCAACTGATGCAGCGGAGGCCGATTCAACGGGCGTGCAGCCTGGGGAAGACAGAGAACTCCCTCCAGTAAGAGAAATAAGAAATTATGGGGAAGTACTCCCTCAACTAGCAAACCCGCAAGTCAATAGCTTGTTAACGCACAACATGTGTGCCGTTTTGTGCACCAAGTGCTCCATGATCAGCAACTCATGGACTTGGAACTAATTAGGtatgaattaaaactaaaagaaCATTGGTACAAATTAGTTTAATATGGGTACATATCAAGATTTAAAATTATGGTGTacaaattaaagtttttttttttttaaaaaaaaaaaggggtgcaaaaaaaaatgaaaaattaaagtagaaattaaagataaaaatatgtgaaaaatactaaaagaatatattttagaaattgattaaataaattgaaaaatatgggTCCAATGAGATAACTGAGCCAGCAAGACTATATATTCGACTTCTTCACATTGGATTGGACTACTGAAACCAACAGACCAAAAGCCCAATTGGAAACAGCAAATACAGCCCAACTTGATGAGATTTTATTTGATCCACAAGCACACAGCCCAATTCTATATACAGGAGAAGAATAGGATTTGaaaaaggggtgtgctatccacacacccttttttacttctcacacactctctTAATTTTTGGCCTTCtaattgaattaattgaaaaaataaaaaataaaggacaaaaattaataaaggggTGTGttgatatcacacccctttgaaaaaaatgatttaTAGTGGGATTGCCAGATAATCTTATTCCCTCCCAAATTGAGAGATGATCAAGTTTAAAGGAAAACATACACAATTGGATGAGATCAATATTCTAATATTATACTCTATCGAGAAGACTTGGAGGATGAGTTCATGTACATAATTATGCATGATTTGTGATTGATCAGCCATGCTCATTGTTCACATACAGATTCATCATCCATGCACAGCTTCTCAATCACCATAAATACAATATCTCAATCCTCCTTTAACCTCACCCACTTTTCTCATCTCATTTCAAACCCAAACTCCTAAAGCTAAACCCTTCTCAATTCAGCTTCATTTCCAGATTTCtatgttttcttttccaatGGAAAACAAAGTCTTCCTCACCACCATTTCTATCTTCCTCATTCTTCTATCCCTACTTCCTCACCCATACAATGTTGTATCTCCCCTTGTCCTCGACCTTTTACTAGCACACTTGCCCCAACCCACCTCCATCATTCGCCGAGTCATTCGAAAAGCCGTCATCGAAGAGGCTCGACTCATATTCTCCCTGCACCGAATGCACTTATACGACTGCTTCGTGCAGGGCTGTGATGACTCCATCTTGCTAGATGACACCTCTACCAAGGAATGAGAGAAAAACACCCCTCCTGATTCA from Pyrus communis chromosome 17, drPyrComm1.1, whole genome shotgun sequence includes the following:
- the LOC137722580 gene encoding CBL-interacting protein kinase 2-like, encoding MENKGSVLMQRYELGRILGQGTFAKVHHARNLKTGMSVAIKIIDKERILKVGMIDQIKREISVMRLIKHPNVVELYEVMASKTKIYFVMEYVKGGELFNKVSEGKLKEDVARKYFQQLISAVDYCHSRGVCHRDLKPENLLLDENEDLKVSDFGLSALGESKWQDGLLHTTCGTPAYVAPEVINRKGYDGAKADIWSCGVVLYVLLAGYLPFHDSNLMEMYKKIGKGEFKFPNWFSPEVRSLLSKIMDPNPNTRISIAKIMQSSWFRKGLVQKPEIAEIPMKEPSPLDVDAIFGPNEDSNSSVESKQELSKPSNLNAFDIISYSAGFDLSGLFEQTDQKKEVRFTSNKMASTIISKLEDIAKRLNLKIKKRDGGLLKMEGSTEGRKGVLSIDTEIFEITPTFHLVEVKKSSGDTLEYQKVIKKDIRPALKDIVWTWQGEEQQQQQQEEEPPQLVQELPQGQEHVGKQEPPQQGKQEQQPSLALPVHAVSPQDS